The following proteins are encoded in a genomic region of Zea mays cultivar B73 chromosome 9, Zm-B73-REFERENCE-NAM-5.0, whole genome shotgun sequence:
- the LOC100193237 gene encoding uncharacterized protein isoform X1: MFRPPRPRAMETTQTGMCTGSVDNVHVSQFLQQRLEQETSHLEGEFDESTVGSLHHRVVPVTIEDQLAEDVPNGTQFDGTMDSGYYTNLLVNGIEESQATRGDVRIQHGRATAKSSQGRSKNFRDEEDILLVSAWLNVGMDPIQGVDQTHGTLWRRIHEYFNANKKFDSNRSEVSLMNRWSGIQHDVNLFCGCLSRVEARNHSGWSIDDKIANACVMFKAEDPKDKKFSYLHCWKILKDKPKWMDRRKEIGSAKKSATKKQKTTTNSSPASIANAIVVDAPLGGADHDEPSCRPDGKKKEKQKLRQRTSMEVVDYLIAKKKDSDLEKDLKKEERCNKAFALQEERMKLDKEKFAFQRQLEEDRIIGLDLSTMNYKQRQYYEDRQNEILARRFNI, from the exons ATGTTCCGGCCACCGCGGCCTCGTGCAATGGAGACAACACAAACTGGGATGTGCACCGGATCTGTAGACAACGTCCATGTTTCCCAGTTTCTCCAACAAAGGCTGGAACAAGAGACAAGTCACCTAGAGGGAGAATTTGATGAATCCACTGTCGGATCGTTGCATCATCGGGTGGTTCCTGTAACAATTGAGGATCAGCTGGCAGAGGATGTGCCAAATGGTACTCAATTTGATG GTACCATGGATTCTGGGTATTACACAAATCTCCTAGTTAATGGTATTGAAGAATCTCAAGCAACTCGTGGTGATGTAAGAATACAGCATGGTCGTGCAACAGCCAAGAGTTCTCAGGGTAGAAGCAAAAATTTTAGAGATGAGGAGGACATTCTTCTTGTGTCAGCTTGGCTGAATGTGGGCATGGATCCTATTCAAGGAGTTGATCAAACACATGGCACACTATGGAGAAGGATACATGAATATTTCAATGCAAACAAGAAGTTTGACTCAAATCGTTCTGAAGTATCTTTAATGAATCGTTGGTCCGGTATACAACATGATGTGAATCTGTTTTGTGGATGTCTGTCTAGGGTTGAGGCTAGGAATCATAGTGGTTGGTCAATTGATGACAAG ATCGCAAATGCATGTGTAATGTTCAAGGCCGAAGACCCCAAGGATAAGAAGTTTTCATACCTGCATTGCTGGAAAATCTTGAAGGACAAGCCCAAGTGGATGGATAGGCGGAAGGAAATTGGAAGTGCAAAAAAATCAGCCACTAAGAAACAGAAGACAACGACAAATTCTTCTCCAGCATCAATTGCAAATGCAATTGTCGTAGATGCCCCTCTTGGGGGTGCTGATCATGATGAACCATCATGCAGACCCGACGGTAAGAAGAAGGAGAAACAAAAGCTACGACAACGTACGTCCATGGAAGTTGTAGACTATCTAATTGCAAAGAAGAAAGATTCTGACCTTGAAAAGGACTTGAAGAAAGAGGAGAGGTGCAATAAAGCCTTTGCTCTACAAGAAGAAAGGATGAAATTGGACAAAGAAAAGTTTGCGTTCCAAAGACAGCTCGAAGAAGACAGAATAATTGGTTTGGACCTTAGCACCATGAACTATAAACAACGGCAGTATTATGAAGATCGTCAGAacgagattcttgcaagacgtttcAATATCTAG
- the LOC100193237 gene encoding uncharacterized protein LOC100193237 — MDSGYYTNLLVNGIEESQATRGDVRIQHGRATAKSSQGRSKNFRDEEDILLVSAWLNVGMDPIQGVDQTHGTLWRRIHEYFNANKKFDSNRSEVSLMNRWSGIQHDVNLFCGCLSRVEARNHSGWSIDDKIANACVMFKAEDPKDKKFSYLHCWKILKDKPKWMDRRKEIGSAKKSATKKQKTTTNSSPASIANAIVVDAPLGGADHDEPSCRPDGKKKEKQKLRQRTSMEVVDYLIAKKKDSDLEKDLKKEERCNKAFALQEERMKLDKEKFAFQRQLEEDRIIGLDLSTMNYKQRQYYEDRQNEILARRFNI, encoded by the exons ATGGATTCTGGGTATTACACAAATCTCCTAGTTAATGGTATTGAAGAATCTCAAGCAACTCGTGGTGATGTAAGAATACAGCATGGTCGTGCAACAGCCAAGAGTTCTCAGGGTAGAAGCAAAAATTTTAGAGATGAGGAGGACATTCTTCTTGTGTCAGCTTGGCTGAATGTGGGCATGGATCCTATTCAAGGAGTTGATCAAACACATGGCACACTATGGAGAAGGATACATGAATATTTCAATGCAAACAAGAAGTTTGACTCAAATCGTTCTGAAGTATCTTTAATGAATCGTTGGTCCGGTATACAACATGATGTGAATCTGTTTTGTGGATGTCTGTCTAGGGTTGAGGCTAGGAATCATAGTGGTTGGTCAATTGATGACAAG ATCGCAAATGCATGTGTAATGTTCAAGGCCGAAGACCCCAAGGATAAGAAGTTTTCATACCTGCATTGCTGGAAAATCTTGAAGGACAAGCCCAAGTGGATGGATAGGCGGAAGGAAATTGGAAGTGCAAAAAAATCAGCCACTAAGAAACAGAAGACAACGACAAATTCTTCTCCAGCATCAATTGCAAATGCAATTGTCGTAGATGCCCCTCTTGGGGGTGCTGATCATGATGAACCATCATGCAGACCCGACGGTAAGAAGAAGGAGAAACAAAAGCTACGACAACGTACGTCCATGGAAGTTGTAGACTATCTAATTGCAAAGAAGAAAGATTCTGACCTTGAAAAGGACTTGAAGAAAGAGGAGAGGTGCAATAAAGCCTTTGCTCTACAAGAAGAAAGGATGAAATTGGACAAAGAAAAGTTTGCGTTCCAAAGACAGCTCGAAGAAGACAGAATAATTGGTTTGGACCTTAGCACCATGAACTATAAACAACGGCAGTATTATGAAGATCGTCAGAacgagattcttgcaagacgtttcAATATCTAG
- the LOC103639956 gene encoding uncharacterized protein → MESDDEFNQFVMNDLIDPSSSDDENDMFFDAAHVIVDGLVNHPGRIGSVEGHAVVHRDRLLHHALLYKDYFSDNPTFNSKTFRRRFRMRRPVFLRIMNAVEEHDNYFVQKRNAAGVLGLSSLQKVVAAFRMLAYGVPADALDEYIRIGESTALEALRKFVVAVVEVFGPEYMRLPNEQDTARLLAIGASRGFPGMLAEGEGPQVKYNINGHDYSMGYYLADGIYPSWATFVKTIPEPQGNKKKYFAKAQEACRKDVERAFGVLQSRFAIVRGPARLWDEDTLHDIMMACIILHNMIVEDERDEYGGEQVYNFDDMGQYLCNYDDMGQRVTVSHNSSPELDAFIQKYKNIKNKETHYQLKADLIEHLWQNHSELYKID, encoded by the exons ATGGAGTCAGATGATGAATTCAATCAGTTTGTAATGAACGACCTGATTGATCCGTCATCTTCGGATGATGAGAATGATATGTTTTTTGATGCCGCCCACGTGATCGTTGATGGTTTAGTTAATCATCCGGGACGAATTGGTTCTGTTGAGGGGCACGCGGTAGTGCATCGTGACAGACTGTTACACCATGCTCTTCTTTACAAAGACTATTTCTCAGATAATCCTACGTTCAATTCAAAGACTTTTAGACGGAG GTTTCGGATGAGGCGACCTGTATTTCTTCGCATAATGAATGCTGTTGAGGAACATGACAACTATTTTGTGCAGAAGAGGAATGCTGCTGGTGTGCTAGGTCTATCTTCTCTTCAAAAGGTTGTTGCGGCTTTCCGTATGTTAGCTTATGGAGTTCCGGCTGACGctttggacgaatacattcgtatTGGTGAGAGTACCGCTCTGGAAGCTTTGCGAAAGTTTGTAGTAGCTGTTGTTGAGGTATTCGGACCAGAGTACATGAGATTGCCTAACGAACAGGATACAGCTAGGTTGCTTGCAATTGGAGCAAGCAGAGGATTTCCAGGTAT GCTTGCTGAGGGGGAAGGTCCACAAGTTAAGTACAACATCAATGGGCATGATTATTCAATGGGATATTATCTAGCAGATGGCATATATCCATCGTGGGCAACTTTTGTTAAGACCATTCCAGAGCCACAAGGTAATAAGAAAAAATATTTTGCAAAGGCACAAGAAGCCTGTCGAAAGGATGTTGAAAGGGCATTTGGGGTTCTACAATCTCGCTTTGCTATAGTTCGTGGGCCGGCTCGTTTGTGGGATGAAGACACACTCCATGATATTATGATGGCTTGCATCATACTGCATAATATGATTGTTGAAGACGAACGTGATGAGTATGGAGGAGAACAAGTTTACAACTTCGACGATATGGGACAATATCTTTGCAACTACGACGACATGGGACAAAGGGTGACAGTGTCGCACAATTCTTCACCTGAACTCGATGCATTCATTCAAAAATACAAAAATATCAAGAACAAGGAAACCCACTATCAGCTTAAGGCAGACCTGATCGAGCACTTGTGGCAAAACCATTCTGAGTTATATAAAATTGATTAA